Proteins from one Athalia rosae chromosome 8, iyAthRosa1.1, whole genome shotgun sequence genomic window:
- the LOC110116957 gene encoding uncharacterized protein LOC110116957 isoform X2 gives MDIIIRTGFESIKHKIHFQPQTEQKGKKLVLALHVREVEELRTNGKSFLIRALIIRQTSVTQTPYKTSLNMNDKRVVTNVKCDCVYNQSGKCKHVAALIHYINTEESLSKTSSEQQWGKPSNRQKQQQHNQKMQVG, from the exons atggatattataatacgtacggGATTTGAATCGATTAAGCATAAAATACATTTCCAACCTCAAACTGagcaaaaagggaaaaaattagtaTTAGCACTGCATGTAAGAGAAGTGGAAGAGCTTAGAACGAACGGGAAAAGCTTCTTAATAAGAGCTCTGATCATAAGACAAACGTCTGTGACACAAACTCCCTACAAAACATCATTAAAT ATGAATGATAAACGTGTTGTTACAAATGTTAAGTGCGACTGTGTTTACAACCAAAGTGGCAAGTGTAAGCATGTTGCTGCTTTGATACATTACATCAACACAGAAGAGAGCTTATCAAAAACAAGCAGCGAACAGCAGTGGGGAAAACCCAGCAATCGacaaaagcagcagcagcacaaTCAAAAGATGCAAGTTGGGTAA
- the LOC110116957 gene encoding uncharacterized protein LOC110116957 isoform X1, whose amino-acid sequence MYREECEIYQKNYILDEQLKQFYHTNIVLSDENIIKISCDTIKQSACLNWYAIRQVRISASTHVHCIKTRTTKSIKSLVSNMLNPKKVDCEATQYGLRCEQKALEEYERLNQCEIKRVGVIINKVQPWLCASVDGVVVKDVCVIKLVEVKCPISCKNKPVVNFETNLCNVTYSEFGN is encoded by the coding sequence atgtacagaGAAGAATGTGAAAtataccaaaaaaattatatattagaTGAACAACTCAAACAGTTTTACCATACAAATATAGTGCTTtctgatgaaaatataattaagaTTAGTTGTGATACAATTAAGCAATCGGCATGCCTGAATTGGTATGCTATTAGACAGGTAAGAATATCTGCTAGTACACATGTACATTGCATAAAAACACGTACTACCAAAAGTATTAAAAGTTTGGTATCAAACATGTTGAATCCGAAGAAAGTTGACTGTGAAGCTACTCAGTATGGTTTAAGATGTGAACAAAAGGCTTTAGAAGAATACGAAAGATTAAATCAATGCGAAATAAAACGAGTGGGTGTAATAATTAACAAGGTTCAGCCATGGCTGTGCGCAAGTGTAGATGGAGTTGTTGTGAAAGATGTCTGTGTGATAAAATTGGTTGAAGTCAAATGTCCAATTTCATGTAAGAATAAACCTGTGGTAAATTTTGAGACTAATTTGTGCAATGTTACTTATTCAGAATTTGGAAATTAG